DNA sequence from the Alosa alosa isolate M-15738 ecotype Scorff River chromosome 2, AALO_Geno_1.1, whole genome shotgun sequence genome:
CAAGCCAAGAGGCCAGGGAGCGACAAAGTGGCGCGGAGTCAAAAGAAAGCAGCGGGGCCGCGGAACGACGCCGGCTGCACTGCCATCGGTGGCATATGCCAACGCAACACCTACGTGTGCCAAGGCAGATACCTAAAGGAGAAGTGTGTTGGCACGCCAGGACGCCAGTGCTGCATGCCAGGTTCTCTGCATCACCGGGAACCCTCTCTGAATGTCTTAATTTCTTAAAACCCAACTTTTTTTGGTTTTATTCTTTTTCTTGTAAACAACTCACAGGGAGTCACACAGACTGAAATGtccccttcccttctctctttctctccctctctctgtctctctccctctctctcccctctctctacagCAGGGGGCTGGGATGTCTTCTGTGCTGGGCACCACCACAACCGGGTGAGGGCCTGTGACGGGTTTGGCTGTGGAGCGTTCAACTCTGTCAGGTAGCTTCCGAACTCCCGACTCTGGTCCTCATGCAGCCTGGTCCTCACACTAAGCTGCCTGCTGTCTGAAGGCATTTCATCCTTATCATGTGCTTCTTACCTCCTACAGCTTTTGGAATTGTGTTTGACAGCTAGGAGACTTTATTAGGAGACTGAGATATGAACTGAAATGACGTTTGTTTCCAAAGCAACTGAAACACCACTGGTACATAAGAACAGTATGCAAGCTACTGAAGAATTGAACCTATATTATCTGGAGGTATATCAGCACACAGCTCAGAAAGCACAGCTGCCGTTCCTCCGATTACAGTCATCTCCGTTGTAAATCAGAATCAGGATCTGGAATCAGACACTGGCTGGGGATTGTGTCTGCCTTACTGGAGACGCCACCACTtgttgtataagtataagtatatatactcttttgatcccgtgagggaaatttggtctctgcatttatcccaatccgtgaattagtgaaacacacacagcacacagtgtacacacagtgaggtgaagcacacactaatcccggcgcagtgagctgcctgcaacaacagcggcgctcggggagcagtgaggggttaggtgccttgctcaagggcacttcagccgcggcccactggtcggggttcgaaccggcaaccctctggttacaggtccgaagtgctaaccagtaggccgtgGCTGCCCCTTGTAACAGGTTTGAGTTAGCATAAAACGTTGGTGTTAAATTGTCACATGGTATTTGGTGTTATGTGTAACCCCTTCTTAACGGGTGTACGCATAACAGGCACAAGTTACTATAAACATAGACTATAAAACAGTGGCGCAACAGGATCCTGAGGTATCAGCAGTTGAATGGCGAGTTGGCTGACCATTCCTGAATACCAGTAGGATATTAAACAACAATCAAAATAGCGCGGTGCCTCCACTGAAAAAATACTACACTTACCTTAAAGCTTGTGTATGATGTAATCTTACAGAATAAAAATATACAATGAATGGGTAATTACACTAGTGGTGAATGCAGTTACAAAAAGGAATTGCCAATACACCCGAAGTATAATGAAATATAACAATACAACATTTATTCactagtaataataataggaatgaCATTTATAAGAAACTTCAATGAGAAGCAACAGGGAATCAACGCCCTGGCAAATAGACTAACGTTAGCGAGTGAACAATTCTCTCTGAGTGGAACAGTGGAACCcgaaacgttaacgttaacagacagtaggcctaatggttAAATACACTGTTAGCTTAAGCTAAACAGTTCCCAGTGTGAAAGACAGACAATAAATACAATACACCTCTTATTAAATCGCAAGAATACACAAATAGTATTTGTGATATAAATCATAAATAGTGTAGCTCCGGTGGGCCCAGCACCAGAGGTAACAGTCGTCCTTCAGAGGTTGGGTAGCTCCGGTTGGTCCAGCACCGTAGTTATAATTGAGTTCGTCTCCAAAGGAAAATGTTCAACTGCAGCAAGAGCTAGAGTAGCTAGTAGCTAACAACCAGTAGAACTAGCTAAACGTTAAGCTCTGAGGCAACAACAAAACCCGACAAGAGAAACGAACCCCCACCAAAACCTTTCACAGTTCACCGTTCATGGGCCGGTATACATACAAGTACAGCTAAGTTGCCACAAAACAGTACTGACAGGCGGAGCAGGTGAAAACAgtgatctctctcttctctgggcAAACTAAGACTCACAAGCCTTCTTCCCCTGAGGAGATGGAATGTTCATATTCCCCGCGATTTCGCGGgcataaacaaataacaaataatcattggCTGCTTAGACaattcaaataaaagcaaaacaaacaaagacatttgattGGTGCACATGTATAGGATGTCATATAATCACAGGAGCAAGTAGGCTACAAAGCATTCTGGTACTAAAGTTAATTCATACAAACAAAAAACTCGATTTTACAGGTGCTTACATAATTACACATGAGAGGACAGGTTAATTAACACCATACACTTAGGCAATCTACTTGCGCTTGTTTGTTGGGAGGTGTTGGATTCTATGGAAAATGGGAGGAAAATGGGAGGTGTTGGATTCTATGGAAACTCCTGAAATTatgtagcctgggtgccattccgaacttagtcccgccccacgggaagttcggtctggcattgctccattgtggggcaagtatgctcgccctaaatCGGGCAGACCAATCATACCAGGCTTTACAATGATGCAGGTGAGCAACatcgcctggtctatcacgtcatctgagcacgcttagattaggcttatgtttgacacaaaaacgctgtggctagaaggatacatggcttttaaggccccatatggaaaattcatattatttaatgagtttgtatcactgaaaatgattatttctgaaaactttggccaaagttgagatgtgggaaaactggtggcttcactttcatcaagggaaaacagcgctgttgcattgcgacatgttccctcattcgtttgaaatctctgattgaccacctgttcgagggatttgcgacagctgTTTAACATATTTGTAGCATATCAtggttcaacagaattattattattaattatatattatttaataattattattattaaacagaggggatataggagcagaaggatggattgtgtgttttcttcctacacctcacggtaagctattttgttgctctgattgattAGGTCTATCCAGTTGAGTGCAGAgacattccccccctgtatcggttgaaacacgccccataattacgtcccaatggagcagtatcagactcatatactgattagaatttgagtatgacaacgtcaggctagaAATTATGCATTTGAGATCCAATAGATAGTGAAGTTTTATTTTAGTGATTTAATTTGTCATCTACTGTTGATAATAGTTATGTACACAGTATTGTAGTGAAATCATTACTCTGTAAAGGGTGGACAGCTGGTATATCAACTGCCTCTGCGGCTTATCGTTATTGGATTTTCCTCTTCAGATGTGTCTGAGCCTTTTCCCCTTTTTCATCATCACTGAAATGAGGGTGGGGACCTGCAAATGAATATCTGTCCTCCCCGACATTCTCCCATTCCCTCTGTTCTTTTGCCTCCTGTCTGAAaggcacaaaacaaaaaatatatattttctggcaAGTTGGCGCCCCAGAACTTTTCTCTCCAAAGGACTGTAAATGAGCAGAGAGAATGCAGCGAGGAGTGATCTAAGGAGGTGTCTGCATGAGTGTGTCATCCTGGCAGGGCTGTCATTAGCCTTTGTCTGGGCTGCACTTGTTTTCTTCGCTTGTCTGATTGCATCTGTACACGTAACACAAGAAAAGTGGAGTTCAAAGTGCATACAGTACTGTTTTTCTTCTGAATGAGTATGACAGACATCAGAAGAAATGAAGGCATGACACTAGAATAACAAAACTAATTGGCATTTGTGCATTTTACCTGTCTTTAAGTGTAAGTCCTCAGAAGTATTATCCATGGGTTGCAATATTGCAGTCGTGGCAAATAGTATTGCATGGTTTATCAAATGTTGATTATTGTCTCATGCTTGTCTTACAGAAATGGTGCTCGTTTCAAAGGAGTTGACATTGTGTGTGATGATTACGGCAAGATCAATGCCCCTTTCACCGGTACACTGGGTGGTCCTGTTGGCCGCCGTGAAGCTGATGGCATCCAGTTTGATGGTGTTAAGCTCTCCAATTCCGGTAAGTCTGCTGCCTATGCTTCCAGAGGTGGAAATAGTTCTCCCTGCCAAGACGCATCTACCTGAATTCCCCTGAATGGGAAACTAATGCGTTTTCAATTACAAAAATTTAGCCCAAAAACCCAACACAGTGATAGCACAGGGCACGTCCAGGGCTAATGTCTCATTAGAGAGGAAGCTAGGGGTGATTTGGAGGATTATGGGGAAAGTGTGGAGGAGGACTGAGATCTCCCTGAACTTCTCATTGCCTTTGACATCAGGACCTTGGAATTTATGAAATCCCATCAAAGTAAAAACATGCATAATCATTCCACACTAATGACCATCGTTAAAAGAGGAAACTACATTACTATTAGAGAAGCAATATGGATTATAACAGCTTTTTTCATTATACCAGCTAACAGCATCTTCACTGAACTATGCAGCAGATGCAATTAACTGCATCATGGGAAGAGTATGTTCCTCTTTCATGGAAGGTTACACTAGCAAGcattaagtttttttttcaagaatAATGCATGACACATTTTGGCTTGTCTGCTTTATGCCTTTGCAGTGCACTGTGTGAAGATCTTCCACATTCGCCCCCATCGCTACACAGGGCCCATCTCTCAGGGCGAGACGCTAGGCTACCTGCTGCCTCTGCAGGAGCGCTTGTCTGGCATCACCTCACATCTGGAGCTGCAGATGTGTGACCAGTCCGACCCCACGGCCTTCATCTGAAACAGCAGTGGACAGAATATTCAAACAGGCCTGTGCAGGCAGTGGTGTTATGTAAATGTGCCAGTTAGTCCTGGTTGTTTCATGGTATATGCTAGAATACTCCAGGCTTCCAACTTTAAACCGTACAGTCCAGTAAATGTATATATCTGAACAGCCTTCATAATTAGCTGAAGATGGTGCAGACATTGTTGTTCAGTTAAGGAATAGCTGCATTTCAAACATAGCCCAGTGAGGGCGCTCTAATGCAGAATTATTTATATGCTTTCTCACTATCAAAGACCACAAGATGGCAGTAGATGTTTATTTCATTGTTTGGACTAGGACACTTAAGCTCCATATTCCAATTTGCATACTTCTGTACTTACAATACCTACAGTAATATGAGTGCACATGCACTTATATTAGGTATTGTAAGTACAGAAGTATGCGAATTGGAATATAGTGAAGATGTCTGTAAATATTCCTCTTAGACATGTAAAAAGCAATCACAAAGAACTTCTGCAGGTGGCAAACACCCTTAATAAAATGTCAATTAACCTGATGTTTAGTGTTTTATCACTCTGTTACACACAATGCTAACTTATGGAGGAATCGTAGGGCTCAGTTGGCTGCTTGACTTCAGTGGTACCTTAACTGTGTTTATCATGGGATATCAATGTTAGGCGATTGGGTtctaacctgactccgccagatggattgctATTTGGGTTCATACATGTATGTCTAGAGAAACTTTAACTTGTATAAGTTGTATTATTTGTCATGGCACgtctaggcctagcctatacttTCAAGACTGAGATCTGTATACTGTAAATTATGCCACCAAAGAATTGTGCAATGAGCACTTATCTAACCCATAGCAAATTATAGACCTGTGGTCGAATTAGACAGCCAGGATAGGCTGGCTAATGGATCTCTAACTGTTTTCCTCCATCCTCCACACGTACacaatacatactgtaataaCAGCCTACGGTTGATGTCCTGTAAACACTATTATCTTTAAGAGAAAACTGTCACCTTCTAGTTGAAGCTTAGTCATGGCAAAGACTGACGGTGCCTAATGTTAAGTGTTGGGGAAACCCATGCATTGTCAAACACAAAGGTTAATTCACTCACctcacactgctctctctctctctttaaacagagagagtggaaggattatgaactttcgggcccctgggcccagatgtgtTAAGGGCCCCcaactaattgtcgcatatgtgggaaggggggtttgggggtcctcccccagaatttgttttatttgtttgatgtgatttcctgtattctggggGTGGCCAATACTAATtattggggatggccaatactaaattcaatcagattcatagcctacatcctgatttgttgatattgaggcaatgattccatgcaaaggcttgggcttcaggcccccctgaccccttgggcccctgggcctgggcccagtaggcccgtgcagtaatccatcatTGATAGACTGCACTTTGCCTAATGCTAAACACATGATTTGGTTGTGTGATTCTGAGTCATTGCACCGAATCGGTGTGAATCATGCCTTTTGCGTCCCACAACATATAATCAGTTCTAAAGTTGCTTTAACAACAAATACATgtgtaatttaaaaaaacttaATGTTACTATAGATCATATGCATCAATATAAGACCAAGTAAACCGAATAAAATACAAGTTCAAATGAATAAAATCACATAAATATATGCTATGGGTAAGGATTTTGGTTGATTTTGGCCTGTCCCACgctatgttttttctttttcaacacttctcagttttaaaatgttggtaaaattatacaattttcacagttttatatagtcttaagTGTAATTTCATTAGAAAATATAATTCATTTATCATTGTCCCTTAATTTCATCTCAGTCctgttactttcaccaaaaccCCCTATAAAATAATGATACAAACTAGAAGTGACATACTTTCAAGAAAGTGACATCATTTAGAAGAAGCAGATTCCACAGTGTAAGAAAGGGTAACTTTCTCTCTTCTTAAATGTCCTATGTTTCATGATTTATCAGAGTTGTGAGAGAGGGGCCAGCATACAACATCAGTCCTGTTACCATTTTGTACCAAGTGTGTATATAAACAATTATTTATCAATACTGATATTACCAATATCTAGAAGTAATAACCTTTCAGATTACATACCATGTGCCTTCCTAACCTTGACCTGTTAGCTAGAAATGAGCAATTTAGCATGAAATCATCAGTCCTGTTACTATCCTACAATATTCTATGTAATAAGTGAATggtaaaaaataaatgcatcgcTTGAGATGGCCCAAGACAATTTCTTGTCATGTTAAGATGTGTTAattaaatgggcattgaaaaaaatcagtttgaaacaattatatttttcacatttttgaaGTTGAAAAGGCACCTATTTCGTGGAATGACCAATTAGACATCTTAATTCTGAATttatttctgacatttcagcTACATTCACTGTGCATGGTATGTAACACAAAAAACATGCATTGCCAACAACTTGACTATGCAGTTGGGCAACTTTATGTCCAGTTGCAGCATCACAAACCTCTTTTAAGACAAAAAAAACCTGGATATATTGTTAGCAAACTGTTGGAAACGTACCAGTGCCAGTAGGCTAGACAATATTTGGATTCTAGCCTACTACATAAGTTTACTTGTGTAAATACTATGTGATCATTAATAGACGAAAATTATTTTTCGATTATAAATTATGTTTGACACAAGGAAAAGCCCTATATTGACAATAAGGTCATGACATAAACCTCGTGTATTCGACTTTATGACAGGGATCGCCATGCACTTCTCCTTTAAGAGCGACCAGGGCCGGGCTCCGCAGACCTCTCAGCTATTGAATTAGTCTCGGTGAGCTAGGATAGGCTGGGAGTTTTGGTCCAGGCCCGGGCCAACAAACAGGACGGGGGAAAGAAAGCAGGAGCAGCCGAATGTGTTACAGGAAACTCGACGTGGACTATGCACATTAATTAAACGCAGGCGAGAGCTTTTGTACGCGATTCGAACACGCGAATGATAACTGGAGTGAGTGAGGATACTTTGGATTTAGTTCGGATCGCTGCTCAGCTGGAGCGCAATTTTTAGTGCATTTCACGTTTGACTGCATCATGCCGAGGCGGACCGTTCACGAAGTAACAGTCCAAGATGTGCAGAAGAGGAGAAATCCCAGCAAACACTATGTAAGTGCCAGACAATGTCTAACAGGCCTACTAAATCAAGGCATGATGTGTGTCAGTATGGTTACTGTCTACTTCACCCCCATAGGTGGTCATAGGTAGCCTATCAAGCACTGAATTCTTCAacaaagaagaggagaaaaaactCCCTTGAGAGTATCAGATTACATTTACTTCAAAGTGGCACGTTTTCAAACTTGCTTTTAAAAGTTTCATTTGGCCAG
Encoded proteins:
- the LOC125291058 gene encoding uncharacterized protein LOC125291058 codes for the protein MLGKTSLLLCLLLLGLALGIESESERKVKKEQKGKEPPRNKARSAGAGAGGGDGGVGGVGGGGSSNSMASTARVKAKSGPGQNKGQAKRPGSDKVARSQKKAAGPRNDAGCTAIGGICQRNTYVCQGRYLKEKCVGTPGRQCCMPAGGWDVFCAGHHHNRVRACDGFGCGAFNSVRNGARFKGVDIVCDDYGKINAPFTGTLGGPVGRREADGIQFDGVKLSNSVHCVKIFHIRPHRYTGPISQGETLGYLLPLQERLSGITSHLELQMCDQSDPTAFI